The Klebsiella sp. RHBSTW-00484 genome includes a window with the following:
- the xylE gene encoding D-xylose transporter XylE, with protein sequence MNTQYNSSYIFSITLVATLGGLLFGYDTAVISGTVESLNTVFVAPQNLSESAANSLLGFCVASALIGCIIGGALGGYFSNRFGRRDSLKIAAILFFISGIGSAWPELGFTDINPESTVPIYLTGYVPEFVIYRIIGGIGVGLASMLSPMYIAELAPAHIRGKLVSFNQFAIIFGQLLVYCVNYFIAKSGDANWLNTDGWRYMFASECIPALLFLILLYTVPESPRWLMARGKQEQAEGILRKIMGSTLAVQAMQEINQSLEHGRKTGGRLLMFGTGVIVIGVMLSIFQQFVGINVVLYYAPEVFKTLGASTDVALLQTIIVGVINLSFTVLAIMTVDKFGRKPLQIIGALGMAVGMFSLGTAFYTQASGLVALLSMLVYVAAFAMSWGPVCWVLLAEIFPNAIRGKALAIAVAAQWLANYFVSWTFPMMDKNSWLVSHFHNGFSYWIYGCMGILAALFMWKFVPETKGKTLEELEELWEPVEEKVPQSSAQ encoded by the coding sequence ATGAACACCCAATATAATTCCAGCTATATTTTTTCGATTACGTTAGTTGCAACATTAGGAGGACTATTATTTGGCTACGATACTGCAGTCATATCCGGCACGGTTGAATCCTTAAATACTGTTTTTGTTGCCCCGCAAAATCTAAGCGAATCTGCCGCCAACTCATTGTTAGGGTTCTGTGTTGCCAGTGCACTGATTGGCTGCATCATTGGCGGCGCGCTTGGCGGCTATTTTAGCAACCGTTTCGGCCGCCGTGATTCGCTAAAAATCGCCGCGATCCTATTCTTTATCTCAGGTATAGGTTCTGCATGGCCAGAACTCGGTTTTACCGATATTAATCCGGAGAGCACTGTCCCGATCTATTTAACTGGATACGTACCTGAGTTTGTTATTTATCGCATCATTGGCGGTATTGGTGTTGGTTTAGCATCAATGCTCTCGCCAATGTATATTGCAGAACTGGCTCCGGCACACATTCGAGGGAAACTGGTTTCCTTTAACCAGTTTGCGATTATTTTTGGACAGCTTTTGGTGTACTGCGTAAACTATTTCATTGCCAAATCCGGAGACGCTAACTGGCTGAATACTGATGGCTGGCGATATATGTTTGCCTCAGAGTGCATTCCCGCACTGCTATTTTTAATACTGCTATATACCGTACCGGAAAGCCCGCGTTGGCTGATGGCTCGAGGTAAACAAGAGCAAGCGGAAGGCATCCTACGCAAAATTATGGGCAGTACGCTCGCCGTTCAGGCGATGCAGGAGATCAATCAGTCATTAGAACATGGTCGGAAAACGGGCGGTCGTCTACTGATGTTTGGCACAGGAGTCATTGTTATCGGCGTTATGCTTTCGATATTCCAACAGTTCGTCGGCATCAATGTCGTTCTCTATTACGCTCCGGAAGTCTTTAAAACACTGGGTGCCAGTACGGACGTGGCGCTGCTGCAAACCATCATCGTTGGCGTTATCAACCTGAGTTTCACCGTGCTGGCCATCATGACGGTCGATAAATTTGGCCGCAAACCGCTGCAGATTATTGGCGCTCTCGGTATGGCGGTTGGCATGTTCAGCCTCGGAACCGCGTTTTATACCCAGGCTTCCGGCCTGGTGGCACTGTTGTCTATGCTGGTTTACGTCGCCGCATTTGCGATGTCCTGGGGACCGGTTTGCTGGGTGCTGCTGGCAGAAATCTTCCCCAATGCGATTCGCGGCAAAGCGCTCGCCATTGCGGTTGCTGCCCAGTGGCTGGCGAACTACTTTGTCTCCTGGACCTTCCCAATGATGGATAAAAATTCGTGGCTGGTTTCCCATTTTCACAACGGCTTCTCCTACTGGATTTACGGCTGTATGGGAATTCTGGCTGCGCTATTCATGTGGAAGTTTGTGCCGGAAACTAAAGGCAAAACGCTGGAAGAACTCGAAGAACTATGGGAGCCCGTAGAGGAGAAAGTGCCGCAATCTTCTGCGCAATAA
- the psiE gene encoding phosphate-starvation-inducible protein PsiE, translating to MPPVYRPLVSFIATAMQTVLNLGLLCLGVILIVFLGKETLHLAHVLFTPEPVSKYKLVEGLVVYFLYFEFIALIVKYFESGFHFPLRYFVYIGITAIVRLIIIDHDSPMAVLIYSAAILILVITLWLCNSNRLKRE from the coding sequence ATGCCGCCGGTTTATCGTCCGTTGGTGAGTTTTATCGCAACCGCAATGCAAACCGTTTTGAACCTCGGCCTGCTGTGCCTGGGGGTTATTCTGATTGTTTTTCTGGGCAAAGAGACGCTGCATCTGGCGCACGTGCTGTTTACCCCGGAGCCAGTCAGCAAGTACAAGCTGGTGGAAGGGCTGGTGGTTTACTTCCTCTATTTTGAGTTTATTGCGCTGATTGTGAAGTACTTCGAATCGGGATTTCACTTCCCGCTACGCTATTTTGTCTATATCGGCATTACCGCTATCGTGCGCCTGATTATTATCGATCATGACTCGCCGATGGCGGTGCTGATTTACTCCGCCGCGATCCTGATTCTGGTGATTACGCTCTGGCTGTGTAACTCCAACCGACTGAAACGCGAATAA